A single region of the Tachyglossus aculeatus isolate mTacAcu1 chromosome X1, mTacAcu1.pri, whole genome shotgun sequence genome encodes:
- the LOC119919465 gene encoding uncharacterized protein LOC119919465 isoform X2 → MSSPERCRAGAVNKSQSRRRLCPDPGGGCQGETAGSGPSLESRPLRRENDPPDFSQEAEGSGEAEDPPQLTPPPAELLGQGPRKVVLHVDLNNTILVSDSIMKQGPLAALNNYLSTVCWGKLSQTGEWQWLSYSPSLLPPSPNAVNFYTQFGRDPRFTDGKLGHPFQRLLAHHLRLLEWSGQPDRTFSIRGEDGKEYHWILPSFFHLLETLLRQGRHFAVVFRTFGQDLPPVLQAMHSALKGHHPHFPALREMAFPTNLFPGRIQCSTREIVISRGAERVSSRPDGREMYRYFSSMEGLGGFRDHFEWWSRNNFSSRGGKPLWIDPHDPQVQHICFDDNIRLQDSDSIIRPQGMKHLLSVLSCDTTPPQNQTSALREISRRIPPVDCWVKLQRLQRCL, encoded by the exons ATGTCTTCCCCTGAGAGATGCCGTGCGGGTGCTGTGAATAAATCCCAATCCAGGAGGAGGCTCTGTCCAGATCCTGGGGGAGGCTGCCAAGGGGAGACAGCAGGAAGCGGCCCTAGCCTGGAGAGCCGACCACTCCGTAGGGAGAATGATCCCCCCGATTTCAGTCAAGAGGCCGAGGGCTCCGGGGAAGCCGAAGATCCACCGCAACTTACACCTCCTCCTGCTGAACTCTTGGGACAGGGTCCAAGGAAAGTGGTTCTGCATGTGGACCTGAATAACACCATCCTGGTGTCAGACAGTATTATGAAACAAGGTCCTTTGGCAGCCCTGAACAATTATCTAAGCACTGTTTGCTGGGGGAAGCTGAGCCAGACGG GTGAGTGGCAGTGGCTGAGTTACTCACCCTCtctgctgcctcccagcccaaatGCGGTCAACTTTTACACTCAGTTCGGCCGGGATCCCAGGTTCACGGACGGCAAGTTGGGCCACCCTTTCCAGCGCCTCCTTGCTCACCACCTGAGGCTCTTGGAGTGGTCAGGGCAGCCAGACCGAACGTTCTCTATCCGGGGGGAGGACGGCAAAGAGTACCACTGGATTCTGCCCTCCTTCTTCCATCTCTTGGAGACCCTGCTGCGGCAAGGCAGGCACTTTGCTGTGGTGTTCCGCACCTTTGGCCAGGATCTCCCTCCGGTGCTCCAGGCAATGCACTCCGCCCTGAAGGGGCACCACCCCCACTTCCCTGCTTTGCGGGAGATGGCG TTCCCCACGAACCTTTTCCCTGGTCGAATCCAGTGCAGCACCCGGGAGATAGTGATCAGCCGAGGAGCGGAGCGCGTTTCTAGCCGGCCAGATGGGAGAGAAATGTACCGTTACTTCAGTTCTATGGAAGGCCTCGGGGGCTTCCGCGATCATTTTGAATG GTGGTCCAGGAACAATTTCTCCAGCCGGGGCGGGAAACCACTGTGGATCGACCCCCACGACCCTCAGGTTCAGCACATCTGCTTTGATGACAACATTCGTCTGCAAGACAGTGACAGCATTATCCGCCCTCAG GGGATGAAGCACTTGCTTTCAGTCCTTTCCTGCGACACCACTCCACCCCAAAATCAGACTTCTGCTCTACGAGAGATTTCTAGACGTATTCCCCCCGTGGACTGCTGGGTTAAACTCCAGAGGCTCCAGAGGTGTCTCTGA
- the LOC119919465 gene encoding uncharacterized protein LOC119919465 isoform X1 — protein sequence MSSPERCRAGAVNKSQSRRRLCPDPGGGCQGETAGSGPSLESRPLRRENDPPDFSQEAEGSGEAEDPPQLTPPPAELLGQGPRKVVLHVDLNNTILVSDSIMKQGPLAALNNYLSTVCWGKLSQTGEWQWLSYSPSLLPPSPNAVNFYTQFGRDPRFTDGKLGHPFQRLLAHHLRLLEWSGQPDRTFSIRGEDGKEYHWILPSFFHLLETLLRQGRHFAVVFRTFGQDLPPVLQAMHSALKGHHPHFPALREMAFPTNLFPGRIQCSTREIVISRGAERVSSRPDGREMYRYFSSMEGLGGFRDHFEWWSRNNFSSRGGKPLWIDPHDPQVQHICFDDNIRLQDSDSIIRPQVFVGQGSRDTYTAPTAELYGICLVQTDLLKAITDPDYFLTAMNDCEKNYENFLARAQGCC from the exons ATGTCTTCCCCTGAGAGATGCCGTGCGGGTGCTGTGAATAAATCCCAATCCAGGAGGAGGCTCTGTCCAGATCCTGGGGGAGGCTGCCAAGGGGAGACAGCAGGAAGCGGCCCTAGCCTGGAGAGCCGACCACTCCGTAGGGAGAATGATCCCCCCGATTTCAGTCAAGAGGCCGAGGGCTCCGGGGAAGCCGAAGATCCACCGCAACTTACACCTCCTCCTGCTGAACTCTTGGGACAGGGTCCAAGGAAAGTGGTTCTGCATGTGGACCTGAATAACACCATCCTGGTGTCAGACAGTATTATGAAACAAGGTCCTTTGGCAGCCCTGAACAATTATCTAAGCACTGTTTGCTGGGGGAAGCTGAGCCAGACGG GTGAGTGGCAGTGGCTGAGTTACTCACCCTCtctgctgcctcccagcccaaatGCGGTCAACTTTTACACTCAGTTCGGCCGGGATCCCAGGTTCACGGACGGCAAGTTGGGCCACCCTTTCCAGCGCCTCCTTGCTCACCACCTGAGGCTCTTGGAGTGGTCAGGGCAGCCAGACCGAACGTTCTCTATCCGGGGGGAGGACGGCAAAGAGTACCACTGGATTCTGCCCTCCTTCTTCCATCTCTTGGAGACCCTGCTGCGGCAAGGCAGGCACTTTGCTGTGGTGTTCCGCACCTTTGGCCAGGATCTCCCTCCGGTGCTCCAGGCAATGCACTCCGCCCTGAAGGGGCACCACCCCCACTTCCCTGCTTTGCGGGAGATGGCG TTCCCCACGAACCTTTTCCCTGGTCGAATCCAGTGCAGCACCCGGGAGATAGTGATCAGCCGAGGAGCGGAGCGCGTTTCTAGCCGGCCAGATGGGAGAGAAATGTACCGTTACTTCAGTTCTATGGAAGGCCTCGGGGGCTTCCGCGATCATTTTGAATG GTGGTCCAGGAACAATTTCTCCAGCCGGGGCGGGAAACCACTGTGGATCGACCCCCACGACCCTCAGGTTCAGCACATCTGCTTTGATGACAACATTCGTCTGCAAGACAGTGACAGCATTATCCGCCCTCAG gtGTTCGTAGGGCAGGGCAGCCGAGACACCTACACAGCCCCCACTGCCGAACTGTATGGCATCTGCCTGGTCCAGACAGACCTCCTCAAGGCCATCACTGACCCCGACTATTTCCTCACTGCCATGAACGACTGCGAGAAGAACTACGAGAACTTTCTTGCCCGGGCCCAGGGCTGTTGCTGA